From one Sardina pilchardus chromosome 6, fSarPil1.1, whole genome shotgun sequence genomic stretch:
- the dync1i1 gene encoding cytoplasmic dynein 1 intermediate chain 1 isoform X1 translates to MSEKSDLKAELERKKQRLAQIREEKKRKEEERKKKESESQQKAESVSEDSDLDRKRRETEALLQSIGISPEPPLVQPLQLLTWDTCYFHYLVPTPMSPSSQSVSTPSEAGSQESVNGGTMGRTLQWDTDPSVLQLLDDSDAGRKVHRLGASKITQVDILPKELVTYCKETQTPLAAHQSEEEEEDEEIPVPKPKTETDLLDNEDNQEPTEVHPRELTEEERQQITHSEDFLMFFDRTIRVMERALAEDSDIFFDYSGRDMEDRDGDTQAGSNLSFNRLFYDDHWSKHRVVTCLDWSPQFSELMVTSYNSNEDAPHEPDGVVLVWNMKFKKTTPEYIFHCQSSVMSVGFAQFHPNLVVGGTYSGQIVLWDNRSHRRTPVQRTPLSSAAHTHPVYCVNVVGTQNANNLITVSTDGKMCSWSLDMLSQPMESMELVYNKSKPVAVTGMAFPAGDVNNFVVGSEEGTVYTASRHGSKAGIGEMFEGHQGPVTGISCHNAVGPIDFSHLFTTSSFDWTVKLWSTKHNKPLYSFEDNADYVYDVMWSPVHPALFASVDGMSRLDLWNLNNDTEVPTASVNVEGACALNRVRWASGGREVAVGDSEGRVWIYDVGEQLAVPHSEDWSRFARTLVEIRANQGDGEEEGAMEMAA, encoded by the exons ATGTCAGAAAAAAGTGACCTGAAAGCTGAGCTTGAGCGCAAAAAACAGCGCCTTGCTCAGATCCgcgaggagaagaaaaggaaggaggaggagaggaagaagaaggag TCAGAGTCTCAGCAGAAGGCAGAGAGCGTGTCTGAGGACTCGGATTTGGACCGCAagcggagagagacagaagccctGCTGCAGAGCATTGGGATCTCACCAGAGCCTCCATTAG TGCAGCCACTGCAGCTTTTAACATGGGATAcctgttattttcattatttagtCCCAACCCCTATGTCTCCCTCTTCGCAATCAGTGAGCACACCCAGCGAGGCCGGCAGCCAGGAGTCGGTGAATGGAGGGACTATGGGAAG GACCCTACAATGGGATACCGACCCCTCTGTTCTTCAGTTACTAGACGACTCTGACGCTGG tCGCAAGGTCCACAGACTCGGTGCCTCCAAAATCACTCAGGTGGACATACTGCCCAAGGAGCTTGTGACGTATTGTAAGGAGACCCAGACACCTCTGGCAGCTCATCAATCAGAAG aggaggaggaggatgaagagattcCAGTGCCTAAGCCCAAGACTGAGACTGACCTGCTGGATAATGAGGACAATCAGGAGCCCACAGAGG TTCACCCAAGAGAGCTGAccgaggaggagaggcagcagATCACTCACTCGGAGGACTTTCTCATGTTTTTCGACCGGACCATTCGGGTGATGGAACGTGCCTTAGCCGAGGATTCAGACATTTTCTTTGACTACAGCGGCCGTGATATGGAAGACAGAGATGG GGATACGCAGGCCGGATCCAATTTGTCTTTCAATCGATTGTTCTATGACGACCACTGGTCCAAACATCGAGTCGTGACATGCTTGGATTGGTCCCCTCAG TTCTCTGAGCTGATGGTGACATCTTACAATAGCAACGAAGATGCTCCACACGAACCAGATGGGGTTGTGCTAGTGTGGAACATGAAGTTTAAGAAGACAACACCTGAATATATATTCCACTGTCAA TCCTCGGTGATGTCTGTGGGATTTGCTCAGTTTCACCCCAACCTAGTGGTAGGAGGAACGTACTCGGGGCAGATTGTACTGTGGGATAACCGCAGCCACCGCCGGACCCCTGTGCAGAGGACCCCCCTGTCATCGGCTGCGCACACG CACCCTGTGTACTGTGTGAATGTGGTTGGTACTCAGAATGCCAACAACTTGATAACAGTATCCACAGATGGAAAGATGTGTTCCTGGAGTTTGGACATGCTGTCACAACCAATG GAGAGTATGGAGCTGGTGTATAATAAGTCCAAACCTGTGGCTGTCACTGGAATGGCATTCCCTGCTGGTGACGTGAACAATTTTGTTGTGGGCAGCGAGGAAGGAACAGTGTACACGGCGTCCCGCCATGGAAG TAAGGCTGGCATCGGGGAAATGTTTGAGGGACACCAAGGCCCAGTAACTGGCATCAGTTGCCATAATGCTGTGGGCCCGATCGATTTCTCCCATCTTTTCACCACCTCCTCATTTGACTGGACCGTGAAACTGTGGAGTACTAAG CACAACAAGCCACTCTACTCCTTCGAGGACAACGCAGACTATGTCTATGATGTGATGTGGTCGCCCGTCCATCCGGCGTTGTTTGCGTCTGTGGATGGAATGAGTCGATTGGACCTGTGGAACCTGAATAATGACACAGAG GTGCCCACAGCCAGTGTCAACGTGGAAGGTGCCTGTGCCCTGAACCGAGTGAGATGGGCATCAGGGGGCAGGGAGGTGGCAGTGGGAGACTCAGAGGGTCGTGTCTGGATCTATGATGTCGGAGAG CAACTGGCGGTTCCACACTCGGAGGATTGGAGCCGCTTTGCTCGCACGCTGGTGGAGATCCGTGCCAACCAAGGAGACGGTGAGGAGGAGGGTGCCATGGAGATGGCAGCTTAA
- the dync1i1 gene encoding cytoplasmic dynein 1 intermediate chain 1 isoform X2 encodes MSEKSDLKAELERKKQRLAQIREEKKRKEEERKKKESESQQKAESVSEDSDLDRKRRETEALLQSIGISPEPPLVPTPMSPSSQSVSTPSEAGSQESVNGGTMGRTLQWDTDPSVLQLLDDSDAGRKVHRLGASKITQVDILPKELVTYCKETQTPLAAHQSEEEEEDEEIPVPKPKTETDLLDNEDNQEPTEVHPRELTEEERQQITHSEDFLMFFDRTIRVMERALAEDSDIFFDYSGRDMEDRDGDTQAGSNLSFNRLFYDDHWSKHRVVTCLDWSPQFSELMVTSYNSNEDAPHEPDGVVLVWNMKFKKTTPEYIFHCQSSVMSVGFAQFHPNLVVGGTYSGQIVLWDNRSHRRTPVQRTPLSSAAHTHPVYCVNVVGTQNANNLITVSTDGKMCSWSLDMLSQPMESMELVYNKSKPVAVTGMAFPAGDVNNFVVGSEEGTVYTASRHGSKAGIGEMFEGHQGPVTGISCHNAVGPIDFSHLFTTSSFDWTVKLWSTKHNKPLYSFEDNADYVYDVMWSPVHPALFASVDGMSRLDLWNLNNDTEVPTASVNVEGACALNRVRWASGGREVAVGDSEGRVWIYDVGEQLAVPHSEDWSRFARTLVEIRANQGDGEEEGAMEMAA; translated from the exons ATGTCAGAAAAAAGTGACCTGAAAGCTGAGCTTGAGCGCAAAAAACAGCGCCTTGCTCAGATCCgcgaggagaagaaaaggaaggaggaggagaggaagaagaaggag TCAGAGTCTCAGCAGAAGGCAGAGAGCGTGTCTGAGGACTCGGATTTGGACCGCAagcggagagagacagaagccctGCTGCAGAGCATTGGGATCTCACCAGAGCCTCCATTAG tCCCAACCCCTATGTCTCCCTCTTCGCAATCAGTGAGCACACCCAGCGAGGCCGGCAGCCAGGAGTCGGTGAATGGAGGGACTATGGGAAG GACCCTACAATGGGATACCGACCCCTCTGTTCTTCAGTTACTAGACGACTCTGACGCTGG tCGCAAGGTCCACAGACTCGGTGCCTCCAAAATCACTCAGGTGGACATACTGCCCAAGGAGCTTGTGACGTATTGTAAGGAGACCCAGACACCTCTGGCAGCTCATCAATCAGAAG aggaggaggaggatgaagagattcCAGTGCCTAAGCCCAAGACTGAGACTGACCTGCTGGATAATGAGGACAATCAGGAGCCCACAGAGG TTCACCCAAGAGAGCTGAccgaggaggagaggcagcagATCACTCACTCGGAGGACTTTCTCATGTTTTTCGACCGGACCATTCGGGTGATGGAACGTGCCTTAGCCGAGGATTCAGACATTTTCTTTGACTACAGCGGCCGTGATATGGAAGACAGAGATGG GGATACGCAGGCCGGATCCAATTTGTCTTTCAATCGATTGTTCTATGACGACCACTGGTCCAAACATCGAGTCGTGACATGCTTGGATTGGTCCCCTCAG TTCTCTGAGCTGATGGTGACATCTTACAATAGCAACGAAGATGCTCCACACGAACCAGATGGGGTTGTGCTAGTGTGGAACATGAAGTTTAAGAAGACAACACCTGAATATATATTCCACTGTCAA TCCTCGGTGATGTCTGTGGGATTTGCTCAGTTTCACCCCAACCTAGTGGTAGGAGGAACGTACTCGGGGCAGATTGTACTGTGGGATAACCGCAGCCACCGCCGGACCCCTGTGCAGAGGACCCCCCTGTCATCGGCTGCGCACACG CACCCTGTGTACTGTGTGAATGTGGTTGGTACTCAGAATGCCAACAACTTGATAACAGTATCCACAGATGGAAAGATGTGTTCCTGGAGTTTGGACATGCTGTCACAACCAATG GAGAGTATGGAGCTGGTGTATAATAAGTCCAAACCTGTGGCTGTCACTGGAATGGCATTCCCTGCTGGTGACGTGAACAATTTTGTTGTGGGCAGCGAGGAAGGAACAGTGTACACGGCGTCCCGCCATGGAAG TAAGGCTGGCATCGGGGAAATGTTTGAGGGACACCAAGGCCCAGTAACTGGCATCAGTTGCCATAATGCTGTGGGCCCGATCGATTTCTCCCATCTTTTCACCACCTCCTCATTTGACTGGACCGTGAAACTGTGGAGTACTAAG CACAACAAGCCACTCTACTCCTTCGAGGACAACGCAGACTATGTCTATGATGTGATGTGGTCGCCCGTCCATCCGGCGTTGTTTGCGTCTGTGGATGGAATGAGTCGATTGGACCTGTGGAACCTGAATAATGACACAGAG GTGCCCACAGCCAGTGTCAACGTGGAAGGTGCCTGTGCCCTGAACCGAGTGAGATGGGCATCAGGGGGCAGGGAGGTGGCAGTGGGAGACTCAGAGGGTCGTGTCTGGATCTATGATGTCGGAGAG CAACTGGCGGTTCCACACTCGGAGGATTGGAGCCGCTTTGCTCGCACGCTGGTGGAGATCCGTGCCAACCAAGGAGACGGTGAGGAGGAGGGTGCCATGGAGATGGCAGCTTAA
- the dync1i1 gene encoding cytoplasmic dynein 1 intermediate chain 1 isoform X3: MSEKSDLKAELERKKQRLAQIREEKKRKEEERKKKESESQQKAESVSEDSDLDRKRRETEALLQSIGISPEPPLVSTPSEAGSQESVNGGTMGRTLQWDTDPSVLQLLDDSDAGRKVHRLGASKITQVDILPKELVTYCKETQTPLAAHQSEEEEEDEEIPVPKPKTETDLLDNEDNQEPTEVHPRELTEEERQQITHSEDFLMFFDRTIRVMERALAEDSDIFFDYSGRDMEDRDGDTQAGSNLSFNRLFYDDHWSKHRVVTCLDWSPQFSELMVTSYNSNEDAPHEPDGVVLVWNMKFKKTTPEYIFHCQSSVMSVGFAQFHPNLVVGGTYSGQIVLWDNRSHRRTPVQRTPLSSAAHTHPVYCVNVVGTQNANNLITVSTDGKMCSWSLDMLSQPMESMELVYNKSKPVAVTGMAFPAGDVNNFVVGSEEGTVYTASRHGSKAGIGEMFEGHQGPVTGISCHNAVGPIDFSHLFTTSSFDWTVKLWSTKHNKPLYSFEDNADYVYDVMWSPVHPALFASVDGMSRLDLWNLNNDTEVPTASVNVEGACALNRVRWASGGREVAVGDSEGRVWIYDVGEQLAVPHSEDWSRFARTLVEIRANQGDGEEEGAMEMAA; the protein is encoded by the exons ATGTCAGAAAAAAGTGACCTGAAAGCTGAGCTTGAGCGCAAAAAACAGCGCCTTGCTCAGATCCgcgaggagaagaaaaggaaggaggaggagaggaagaagaaggag TCAGAGTCTCAGCAGAAGGCAGAGAGCGTGTCTGAGGACTCGGATTTGGACCGCAagcggagagagacagaagccctGCTGCAGAGCATTGGGATCTCACCAGAGCCTCCATTAG TGAGCACACCCAGCGAGGCCGGCAGCCAGGAGTCGGTGAATGGAGGGACTATGGGAAG GACCCTACAATGGGATACCGACCCCTCTGTTCTTCAGTTACTAGACGACTCTGACGCTGG tCGCAAGGTCCACAGACTCGGTGCCTCCAAAATCACTCAGGTGGACATACTGCCCAAGGAGCTTGTGACGTATTGTAAGGAGACCCAGACACCTCTGGCAGCTCATCAATCAGAAG aggaggaggaggatgaagagattcCAGTGCCTAAGCCCAAGACTGAGACTGACCTGCTGGATAATGAGGACAATCAGGAGCCCACAGAGG TTCACCCAAGAGAGCTGAccgaggaggagaggcagcagATCACTCACTCGGAGGACTTTCTCATGTTTTTCGACCGGACCATTCGGGTGATGGAACGTGCCTTAGCCGAGGATTCAGACATTTTCTTTGACTACAGCGGCCGTGATATGGAAGACAGAGATGG GGATACGCAGGCCGGATCCAATTTGTCTTTCAATCGATTGTTCTATGACGACCACTGGTCCAAACATCGAGTCGTGACATGCTTGGATTGGTCCCCTCAG TTCTCTGAGCTGATGGTGACATCTTACAATAGCAACGAAGATGCTCCACACGAACCAGATGGGGTTGTGCTAGTGTGGAACATGAAGTTTAAGAAGACAACACCTGAATATATATTCCACTGTCAA TCCTCGGTGATGTCTGTGGGATTTGCTCAGTTTCACCCCAACCTAGTGGTAGGAGGAACGTACTCGGGGCAGATTGTACTGTGGGATAACCGCAGCCACCGCCGGACCCCTGTGCAGAGGACCCCCCTGTCATCGGCTGCGCACACG CACCCTGTGTACTGTGTGAATGTGGTTGGTACTCAGAATGCCAACAACTTGATAACAGTATCCACAGATGGAAAGATGTGTTCCTGGAGTTTGGACATGCTGTCACAACCAATG GAGAGTATGGAGCTGGTGTATAATAAGTCCAAACCTGTGGCTGTCACTGGAATGGCATTCCCTGCTGGTGACGTGAACAATTTTGTTGTGGGCAGCGAGGAAGGAACAGTGTACACGGCGTCCCGCCATGGAAG TAAGGCTGGCATCGGGGAAATGTTTGAGGGACACCAAGGCCCAGTAACTGGCATCAGTTGCCATAATGCTGTGGGCCCGATCGATTTCTCCCATCTTTTCACCACCTCCTCATTTGACTGGACCGTGAAACTGTGGAGTACTAAG CACAACAAGCCACTCTACTCCTTCGAGGACAACGCAGACTATGTCTATGATGTGATGTGGTCGCCCGTCCATCCGGCGTTGTTTGCGTCTGTGGATGGAATGAGTCGATTGGACCTGTGGAACCTGAATAATGACACAGAG GTGCCCACAGCCAGTGTCAACGTGGAAGGTGCCTGTGCCCTGAACCGAGTGAGATGGGCATCAGGGGGCAGGGAGGTGGCAGTGGGAGACTCAGAGGGTCGTGTCTGGATCTATGATGTCGGAGAG CAACTGGCGGTTCCACACTCGGAGGATTGGAGCCGCTTTGCTCGCACGCTGGTGGAGATCCGTGCCAACCAAGGAGACGGTGAGGAGGAGGGTGCCATGGAGATGGCAGCTTAA